GCGCCGGGGGCGCCGGAGTCGGCGACGGCGCTCAGCTCGCCGGGGGTCACCCCGGTGCGGTCCAGCAGCCGCCCGATCGTCTCGGCGAGCACCGTACGGGCGGCCTTCGCGTCCGCGGCGCAGCCGAACTCCAGGCCCACCACCTCGGCGAGCCCCTCGCGGCCGTGCTCGCGCGCCGAGGCGTCGGGCTCCAGCAGCCATACGGCCGCGCCCTCGCCGAGCACGGCGGCGCTGTTCTCGTCCGCGCGGGCGTGCCACTCCAGCCAGGCGCGGGCCGAGGAGAACTCCTCGACCGCCCCGCACAGCACCGCCCTGGCCCGTCCGGCGCGCTGGAGCCGCACCGCGTACCGCAGGGCGAGCAGCCCGGTGGCGCGGCCGCCCGCGATGGTGGTGTTGGGGCCCCTGAGCCCGTGCCAGATGGCGGACTGACCGGCGGCGCAGTTCATCACGGTGTTGGGGAACCGGGCCGGGTCCACGTAGAAGGGCTTCTCGCCCACCAGCGAGTCCCGGGTGAAGTCCATGATGCTCTGGGCGGAGCCGGTGCTGGTGCCGAGCGCGAGACCGGTCTCCTCGCCCACCCCCGGCAGCCGCTCGCCCTCGCCGTACTCCCGCTCCCCGGTGAGCAGATGGCGTATCGCGGTGACGGCGAGGCCGGTGGCCCGGTCCATGGAGCGGGTGCCCTTGCGGCCGAGGATCTGCCGGATGTGGAAGTCGGGCACGAGGCTCGCCTCGCGGAACGGCGCCGACCACTCCTCGGGGTCCAGCGGCCGGGCGGCCGGGCGGCCGGACCGCAGGGCCGCGGTGAAGTCGGACCCGCGCAGTCCCAGGGGCGATACGGCGGTCCAGGCCGAGATGACCGGGGCTGCCCCGGAGGGGGCGTTGACCATGGGTTCGGGTACTCCTTCGGTTGGGGCCAAGGGGCCATGGGGGCGGCGGGTCACAGGAACCACACCTGTTCGTAGGAGGGCCAGCGGGCCGCGAGGTCGTCGCCCCCGATGACGCGTACGCCGGGCAGCAGCCGCTCCGCCGCGGTGCGGCCGAGCGCGGCCAGACCGTCCTCCTCGACCAGCACGGTCACCCCGGCGGCCAGCAGCCTCGCCACGGAGGTGGGCGGATGGGGCAGGGTGTCCAGGGTGCGGTCGCCGAGCCGCAGCGCGGGCCGGGAGCCGGTGTCGAGGGCGTAGCCGGCGGCGGGGCCGCGCAGCGCCAGATCGCAGCCGCCGCTCTGCCGGTGCAGATCGGGCACGCAGTACAGCACGTCGGCGTACTGGGTCTCGATCGAGCCCCGGTACGCCTTCTCCACGATCAGCAGCCAGCGCGCCTGGTCGCCCATGGCTCAGCACACCCCCATGAGCAGGCTCTTGTCCGCCGCGTTCACATGCTCGGCGAAGACGAACGGCGCCCGCTTGCGGACCTGCGGGATCTGCTCGGCGGCGCCGCGCTCCTCGGCGCAGAAGCGGCACACGTACCAGTAGAGCCGGTCGGGGTGGTCCTCGATCAGCTCGCGGACGACCCGGGCGGTGGAGGGGTGCTCGCGCCCCAGGTCGGTGTAGTCGCGCGGTTTGGTGTCGCCGAGGGCGGCGCCGGTCAGCCGGGTGGCGTCGCCGCAGGTCCAGATCTGCACCCGGGCGCCCCGGGCGAGCAGCGCGGCCGCCAGCCGCAGCGCCGAGGTGACCAGGTCGGTCTGGTGGGGCGCGCCGAAGAGGTTGAGCAGCACATCGGTACGGGGGACGGGCCTGGGCATCAGTGCCACACCGCCCTGATCCGCGGCTCCAGCAGCTTGGCGGCCACGTCGTCCATCTCCACCAGCCGCGCCCGGGGCGTCAGATCGGCGGCGGGCAGGGCGCGCTGGGCGGCGGAGAAGGTGTCCACCCACAGCTCGCCGCCGTCGCTCAGGAACGTCTCGATGCCCGGGGCGGTGCCGGGGACGGCGGCGGCCACTCCGTTCTCCACGAGGAACAGCACCACCTGGTGGCCGTCCCTGGCCAGCCGCGCGGCATCGCCGAGGAACCGCTCACAGGCGGGTCCGGTCTGCGGCCCGCCG
This genomic interval from Streptomyces asiaticus contains the following:
- a CDS encoding DsrE family protein encodes the protein MPRPVPRTDVLLNLFGAPHQTDLVTSALRLAAALLARGARVQIWTCGDATRLTGAALGDTKPRDYTDLGREHPSTARVVRELIEDHPDRLYWYVCRFCAEERGAAEQIPQVRKRAPFVFAEHVNAADKSLLMGVC
- a CDS encoding beta-ketoacyl synthase N-terminal-like domain-containing protein encodes the protein MVNAPSGAAPVISAWTAVSPLGLRGSDFTAALRSGRPAARPLDPEEWSAPFREASLVPDFHIRQILGRKGTRSMDRATGLAVTAIRHLLTGEREYGEGERLPGVGEETGLALGTSTGSAQSIMDFTRDSLVGEKPFYVDPARFPNTVMNCAAGQSAIWHGLRGPNTTIAGGRATGLLALRYAVRLQRAGRARAVLCGAVEEFSSARAWLEWHARADENSAAVLGEGAAVWLLEPDASAREHGREGLAEVVGLEFGCAADAKAARTVLAETIGRLLDRTGVTPGELSAVADSGAPGAEGEAELAALADALGGKEPPRITAADTIGDTCAAAAAFQIAAVLAMAERDPSGVASGRGHLPAVAGGEPKGRAAVVRESARRPLRNEGAEHGRPSTGGTSQRQLGEAEAPRRRTEPLKRGATALVTTVDRDGVVGAALLRIR